One window of Tissierellales bacterium genomic DNA carries:
- a CDS encoding ABC transporter permease subunit: protein MKGKIKPYILITPIMIIILGIFVTGLIMGFIQSLGHFKAIGLNGFTLKYYKEVLTSKDFLSSLGFSFYISIVSSVIAIVLGILLSYSIFRIDSKRKTIDFMYKFPIIVPHIVAVLLVYNILVQNGILPRILYFIGLIKEPFQFPSLLYEKNGVGIIIAYLWKEVPFVAMVTYTILGNLSYNLSEVALNLGATNRQVFFHVFLPLIMPSVLSAFIIIFAFSFGAYEVPFLLGATSPKALSVKAFIEYSNPDLTNRPYAMVINMILTFLSFILVGFYQKTFELISEYKG, encoded by the coding sequence TTGAAGGGCAAAATAAAACCTTATATTTTAATAACTCCTATTATGATTATTATATTAGGAATATTTGTTACAGGTTTAATTATGGGATTTATTCAAAGCTTAGGTCATTTCAAAGCTATAGGACTTAATGGATTTACACTGAAGTACTATAAAGAAGTGTTAACAAGTAAAGATTTTTTATCTTCTTTAGGCTTTAGTTTTTATATATCAATAGTTTCTTCAGTAATTGCTATAGTATTAGGAATACTTTTATCTTATTCTATATTCAGGATTGATAGTAAGAGAAAAACTATAGACTTTATGTATAAGTTTCCCATCATAGTACCTCATATTGTGGCTGTATTACTTGTATATAATATATTGGTTCAAAATGGAATACTTCCTAGAATTTTATATTTTATTGGTTTAATAAAGGAGCCCTTTCAATTTCCATCCCTTCTATATGAGAAGAATGGAGTTGGAATAATCATAGCTTACCTGTGGAAGGAGGTACCTTTTGTGGCTATGGTTACTTATACAATTTTAGGCAATTTAAGTTATAATCTTTCTGAAGTAGCCCTGAATCTTGGGGCTACTAATAGACAGGTGTTTTTTCACGTATTTCTTCCATTAATAATGCCATCAGTATTGTCAGCTTTTATAATAATATTTGCATTTTCTTTTGGAGCTTATGAGGTGCCCTTTCTTTTGGGAGCTACATCTCCAAAAGCATTATCTGTTAAAGCTTTTATAGAATATAGTAATCCTGATTTAACTAATAGACCTTATGCTATGGTTATAAATATGATACTGACCTTTTTATCTTTTATTTTAGTAGGGTTCTATCAAAAGACTTTTGAGTTAATTTCTGAATATAAGGGGTGA
- the pfkA gene encoding 6-phosphofructokinase — protein sequence MKTIGVITSGGDAPGMNAAVRAVVRTGIYNNVRVVGIKQGYNGLLNGNINDMNLSSVGDIIHRGGTVLRTARSEEFSTEEGFNKALNIINVFGIDGLIVLGGDGSFKGAKTLSDAGIPTICVPCTIDNDMGYTDYTIGFFTAVETVVDAISKIRDTSASHGRANIVEVMGRNCGDIALYAGMAGGAESIIVPEVEIDVDNVCKRVIKGKNRGKLHSIIVLAEGVGNSFELAEEIEEKTGTETRVTILGHIQRGGTPTTFDRVTASTMGNKAMELLINGQSARALGLKENKIIDMDLDEALSVNKEFDEDMYKIARVLSI from the coding sequence ATGAAGACAATAGGAGTAATAACTAGTGGAGGAGATGCACCTGGAATGAATGCAGCTGTTAGAGCTGTAGTAAGAACTGGTATTTATAATAATGTTAGAGTTGTTGGTATTAAACAAGGGTACAATGGACTTTTAAATGGTAATATTAATGATATGAATCTTTCTAGTGTTGGAGATATTATTCATAGAGGAGGAACAGTTCTTAGAACCGCAAGAAGTGAGGAGTTTTCCACAGAAGAAGGTTTTAATAAGGCTTTAAATATAATAAATGTATTTGGAATTGATGGATTAATAGTATTAGGGGGGGATGGTTCTTTTAAAGGAGCTAAAACTTTAAGTGATGCTGGAATACCAACAATATGTGTTCCTTGTACTATAGATAATGATATGGGATATACTGACTATACTATTGGATTCTTCACAGCCGTTGAGACTGTAGTAGATGCAATTAGTAAAATTAGAGATACTTCAGCTTCTCATGGTAGGGCAAATATTGTAGAGGTAATGGGAAGAAACTGTGGTGACATAGCTCTATATGCAGGAATGGCCGGGGGAGCAGAAAGTATAATAGTTCCGGAGGTAGAAATAGATGTAGACAATGTTTGTAAACGTGTTATAAAAGGAAAGAATAGGGGAAAACTTCATAGTATAATCGTTCTAGCAGAAGGAGTAGGAAATTCTTTTGAATTAGCAGAAGAAATAGAAGAAAAAACAGGAACAGAAACTAGGGTTACAATTTTGGGCCATATTCAAAGAGGAGGAACACCTACAACTTTTGATAGAGTAACTGCAAGTACTATGGGAAATAAGGCAATGGAACTATTGATTAATGGGCAATCAGCTAGAGCTTTAGGATTAAAAGAAAATAAAATAATCGACATGGATTTAGATGAAGCTCTTTCCGTTAATAAAGAGTTTGACGAAGATATGTATAAAATAGCTAGAGTATTATCTATATAA
- a CDS encoding thioesterase family protein yields the protein MGNITTVKVRYKETDQMGVVYYGNYFTWFEVGRNEFFRKLKSSYEELEVENILLPVIKTGCEYLVPAKFDDEICIDTQLVKLKGVRIELRYKIYREKDNTLLAKGFTEHVFVDKNLKPINFRKKHKDIWNELQGMIE from the coding sequence ATGGGGAATATAACTACTGTAAAAGTAAGATATAAGGAAACGGATCAAATGGGTGTAGTTTATTATGGTAATTATTTTACTTGGTTTGAAGTCGGAAGAAATGAATTTTTTAGAAAATTGAAGTCAAGTTATGAAGAATTAGAAGTAGAGAATATACTTTTACCTGTAATAAAAACAGGATGTGAGTATTTAGTTCCTGCTAAATTTGATGATGAAATATGTATAGATACGCAACTTGTTAAATTAAAAGGTGTAAGGATAGAGCTTAGATACAAGATATATAGGGAGAAAGATAATACTTTACTAGCAAAAGGATTTACTGAACATGTTTTTGTGGATAAAAATCTTAAACCAATAAATTTCAGAAAAAAACATAAGGATATTTGGAATGAACTTCAAGGAATGATAGAGTAA
- a CDS encoding ABC transporter permease subunit, whose protein sequence is MDNKNSFIFKIITYIFLIFLVLPLIVIVIWSFTKNWPWPNLMPKEFGLRGWKHFFNPSSRSLETLLSSIWLSLVVTIIALIISIPAGKALGIYDFKGKKVVELLIFAPVMVPTVAIAMGIHLSFLKVGLANTFQGVVLIHLIPCIPYSVRILQNVFEIVGDSLDMQAKVLGASPLQVFIHVTLPLIAPGIVSAGSMVFIVSFSQYFLTLLIGGGKIVTFSMIMFPFIQSGDRMMGAVYSIVFILATLICLGIMEKAIKHFYKSGNFFFS, encoded by the coding sequence TTGGATAACAAAAATTCATTTATATTTAAAATAATAACTTATATTTTCCTAATATTTTTAGTGTTGCCCCTTATAGTCATTGTTATCTGGAGTTTCACTAAAAATTGGCCTTGGCCAAATTTAATGCCAAAAGAATTTGGACTAAGAGGATGGAAGCATTTTTTTAATCCTTCTAGTAGGTCATTAGAAACACTTTTAAGTAGCATTTGGTTGTCTTTAGTCGTAACTATTATTGCTTTAATAATAAGCATTCCAGCTGGAAAGGCTTTAGGAATATATGATTTTAAAGGTAAAAAGGTAGTAGAACTTTTAATATTTGCACCAGTAATGGTTCCTACTGTTGCAATAGCTATGGGGATACATCTTTCCTTTTTAAAAGTAGGTCTTGCAAATACTTTCCAAGGTGTTGTTCTAATTCATCTAATTCCTTGTATTCCCTATAGCGTAAGAATACTACAAAATGTCTTTGAAATAGTAGGAGATTCATTAGATATGCAAGCTAAGGTATTAGGGGCTAGTCCATTACAAGTCTTTATTCATGTAACTCTACCCTTAATAGCACCGGGAATAGTTTCAGCAGGTAGTATGGTTTTTATAGTGTCTTTTAGTCAATATTTTTTAACGCTTTTAATTGGTGGAGGAAAAATTGTAACATTTTCTATGATTATGTTTCCCTTTATTCAAAGTGGAGATAGAATGATGGGGGCTGTTTATAGTATTGTATTTATTTTAGCCACTCTTATATGTTTAGGTATAATGGAAAAGGCTATTAAACATTTTTATAAAAGTGGAAACTTCTTTTTTAGCTAG
- the pyk gene encoding pyruvate kinase: MRGVSMKKTKIVCTIGPASEEEDILEKLMDCGMNLTRLNFSHGDHNEHKKRIETIKKVREKKDYTVGILLDTKGPEIRLGKFKDGEIQLEKGQRFTLTTREVLGDETIVNIGYKGLSKDVKEKDTILIDDGLIELEVIEIIDETDIVCIVKNNGILTDHKGVNVPGVKTNMPAVTKKDIGDIVFGIENDIDFIAASFIRKASDVLEIRKILEENNADHIEIISKIENQEGVDNIDDIINVSDGIMVARGDLGVEITTEEIPMIQKTIIRKCNKAGKPVITATQMLDSMIRNPRPTRAEVNDVANAILDGSDAIMLSGETAAGKYPVEAVKTMRNIALRTEASLDYREIFHLKALEKEYTTTNAISRATCSTAEDLGASAILTATSSGNTAKAVSKFRPKAPIIAATTSRKVMRKLSLTWGVYPTLAVKSTSTDEVIEMAIHSALEKDFISEGDLIVITAGIPVSVSGSTNLLKVHTVGKILLKGIGIGNKAVTGKVCIGNTPEELEDKFEDGDILVSISTNKDMVEYMKRASAIITEEGGLTSHAAIVGFNVERPTVVGANDGTKLLKDGELITVDSITGLIYKGEARVL; encoded by the coding sequence ATGAGGGGTGTAAGTATGAAAAAAACTAAAATAGTATGTACAATAGGGCCAGCTTCTGAGGAAGAAGATATTTTGGAAAAGTTAATGGATTGTGGTATGAATTTAACTAGGTTAAACTTTTCTCATGGGGATCATAACGAGCATAAAAAAAGAATAGAGACTATAAAAAAGGTTAGAGAAAAAAAGGATTATACTGTGGGAATTTTGTTAGATACTAAGGGACCAGAAATAAGATTAGGAAAATTTAAAGATGGAGAAATTCAATTAGAAAAAGGTCAGCGTTTTACATTGACTACGAGAGAAGTTTTAGGAGATGAAACAATTGTTAACATTGGGTACAAAGGATTGTCAAAGGATGTAAAAGAAAAAGATACCATACTCATAGATGATGGATTAATAGAACTGGAAGTAATAGAAATTATTGATGAAACTGACATAGTATGTATAGTTAAGAATAACGGAATATTAACTGACCATAAGGGTGTAAATGTACCAGGGGTAAAAACTAATATGCCTGCTGTTACAAAGAAGGATATTGGTGATATAGTATTTGGTATAGAAAATGATATTGATTTTATTGCAGCATCCTTTATTAGAAAAGCTTCAGATGTGTTAGAAATAAGGAAAATATTAGAAGAGAATAATGCAGATCATATAGAAATAATATCTAAAATAGAAAATCAAGAGGGAGTAGACAATATAGATGATATTATAAATGTGTCTGATGGAATTATGGTAGCAAGGGGGGATTTAGGAGTAGAAATAACTACTGAAGAAATCCCCATGATACAAAAAACTATTATAAGAAAATGTAATAAAGCAGGTAAACCAGTTATTACGGCAACTCAAATGTTAGATTCTATGATAAGAAATCCAAGGCCGACTAGGGCTGAGGTAAATGATGTAGCCAATGCAATATTGGATGGTAGTGACGCTATTATGCTATCTGGTGAAACAGCAGCAGGAAAGTATCCTGTAGAAGCAGTGAAGACTATGAGAAATATTGCTTTAAGAACGGAAGCCTCTTTAGATTATAGAGAAATATTCCATTTAAAAGCTTTAGAAAAAGAATATACTACTACCAATGCTATTAGTAGGGCAACTTGTAGTACAGCAGAAGATTTGGGGGCAAGTGCTATTTTAACTGCCACATCTTCTGGTAATACAGCAAAAGCTGTGTCTAAGTTTAGACCGAAAGCACCTATAATTGCTGCAACTACTTCAAGAAAAGTAATGAGAAAATTATCATTAACTTGGGGAGTATATCCGACTTTGGCAGTTAAAAGTACCTCTACTGATGAAGTAATAGAGATGGCAATACACAGTGCTTTAGAAAAGGACTTTATTAGTGAAGGAGATCTTATAGTAATTACAGCTGGAATCCCTGTATCCGTTTCAGGTTCAACAAATTTACTTAAAGTTCATACAGTAGGGAAAATTTTGTTAAAAGGTATTGGGATAGGTAATAAGGCTGTTACAGGAAAAGTATGTATAGGAAATACTCCAGAAGAATTAGAAGATAAGTTTGAAGATGGGGATATATTAGTAAGCATATCAACAAATAAGGATATGGTAGAATATATGAAAAGGGCATCAGCAATTATAACAGAAGAAGGTGGTCTTACTTCTCATGCTGCTATAGTAGGTTTTAATGTTGAAAGGCCAACTGTTGTAGGGGCCAATGATGGAACAAAATTATTAAAAGATGGAGAATTAATTACTGTAGATAGTATTACAGGATTAATTTATAAAGGTGAAGCTAGAGTTTTGTAA
- a CDS encoding rhodanese-like domain-containing protein — translation MKKFTVAVIALLTLTLLMTGCGKKETDGVADEFKYHTAEEVKEFIEKDEDMILLDIQPEEDWDKHHIKGAIATYAFPADDDEGKAKLDEVLPTLEESEDKIIIICPRGGGGAENTHKYLVEKGIKEDRLYILEKGQEGWPYDELLED, via the coding sequence ATGAAAAAATTTACTGTAGCAGTAATTGCATTGTTAACATTGACACTATTAATGACAGGCTGTGGAAAAAAAGAAACGGATGGAGTTGCTGACGAATTTAAATATCATACTGCAGAAGAAGTAAAAGAATTTATTGAAAAAGATGAGGATATGATTCTATTAGATATTCAACCTGAAGAAGATTGGGACAAACACCATATTAAAGGAGCTATAGCAACTTATGCTTTCCCTGCAGATGATGATGAAGGCAAAGCAAAGTTAGATGAAGTTCTACCTACTCTTGAAGAATCAGAAGATAAGATAATAATAATATGCCCTCGTGGTGGTGGTGGAGCTGAAAATACCCATAAATACTTAGTAGAAAAAGGTATAAAAGAAGATCGTCTTTATATATTAGAAAAAGGTCAAGAGGGTTGGCCATATGATGAACTTTTAGAAGATTAA
- a CDS encoding TVP38/TMEM64 family protein: MRKLSKSVWIKIGVLVVVALICIFVTPVRNGIKNIVHLFSLLDVEAVKEYILSFGIWAPVISFFLMIFQSIAAPLPAFLITFANASLFGWVKGAILSWSSAMAGAALCFYISRIYGRNAAEKFTSKFALDEIEKFFERYGDYAILIARLLPFISFDIVSYAAGLTPMNFWSFFWATGLGQLPATLIYSYVGGMLTGGVKKFVTGLLILFSLSALIFLMKKIYNDRTAKKETKMKTAEKNQ; encoded by the coding sequence TTGAGAAAGTTAAGCAAATCTGTATGGATTAAAATAGGTGTTCTTGTGGTAGTTGCATTAATATGTATATTTGTAACACCAGTTAGAAATGGAATTAAAAACATTGTCCATTTATTTAGTCTTTTAGATGTGGAAGCTGTAAAAGAATATATACTATCTTTTGGGATATGGGCGCCAGTAATATCTTTTTTTCTAATGATCTTCCAGTCAATAGCTGCGCCACTTCCTGCATTTTTAATAACCTTTGCAAACGCTAGTTTATTTGGTTGGGTAAAAGGAGCAATATTATCCTGGTCTAGTGCAATGGCAGGTGCGGCACTGTGTTTCTATATTTCAAGGATTTATGGCCGGAATGCAGCTGAAAAGTTTACTAGTAAATTTGCCCTAGATGAAATAGAAAAGTTTTTTGAAAGATATGGTGATTATGCAATTCTTATAGCAAGATTATTACCTTTCATATCTTTTGATATTGTAAGTTATGCAGCAGGTCTTACCCCTATGAATTTTTGGTCATTTTTCTGGGCTACAGGATTAGGACAACTTCCCGCAACTTTGATCTATTCTTATGTTGGGGGAATGCTTACAGGAGGAGTAAAAAAATTTGTAACTGGACTTCTAATTCTATTTTCATTAAGTGCTTTAATATTCTTAATGAAGAAAATTTACAATGATAGAACTGCCAAAAAAGAAACGAAGATGAAAACTGCTGAAAAGAATCAGTAA
- a CDS encoding ABC transporter substrate-binding protein, whose translation MKRKMFKNSLILLLIGILALNLVGCGKKEINDEDVLEKDWDEILEVAKGTTVNFYGWGGSQQYNSWVDGYLSDKLKEEYDITLNRVGMDIDEILNKLLNEKQVDAKDGDIDMVWINGENFFTAKENDLLFGPFTDKLPNFEKYLDVDSVEVKYDFGYPVEGYESPYGKAQFVLVCDSEKVEEPPKGHEELFNWAKENPGKFTYPALPDFTGSVFVRNIICDIVGYEQFMDMEADEETVREAIEPAMDYLKELKPYLWKEGKTYPADSALLDNMYADGEVVMTMTYNPNSPSGKIVTGEYPDSTKTFVFDKGTVGNTHFIGIPFNAQNKAGAMAAIDYILNVEVQASKYVPGNWGDLPVVDNNKLSAEEKEILESVDLGKATLPQDVLAEHRIPEIPADLVPIIEKIWMETIPGESD comes from the coding sequence GTGAAGAGAAAGATGTTCAAAAATAGTTTAATACTTTTATTAATAGGAATTTTAGCATTAAATTTAGTTGGTTGTGGGAAAAAAGAAATAAATGATGAAGATGTATTAGAAAAGGATTGGGATGAAATATTAGAAGTTGCAAAAGGGACTACTGTTAATTTTTATGGTTGGGGTGGTAGTCAACAATATAATTCTTGGGTTGACGGATATTTATCAGACAAGCTTAAAGAAGAATATGATATAACCCTTAATAGAGTAGGTATGGACATAGATGAGATACTAAATAAATTATTAAATGAGAAGCAAGTAGATGCAAAAGATGGAGATATAGATATGGTTTGGATAAATGGGGAAAACTTTTTTACTGCAAAAGAAAACGACTTATTATTTGGTCCTTTTACAGACAAGCTTCCAAACTTTGAAAAATATTTAGATGTGGATTCTGTTGAAGTTAAATATGACTTTGGTTATCCCGTGGAAGGTTATGAATCTCCTTATGGAAAAGCTCAATTTGTGTTGGTATGTGATAGTGAGAAAGTAGAGGAACCTCCTAAGGGTCATGAAGAATTATTCAATTGGGCTAAAGAAAACCCTGGCAAATTTACTTATCCTGCATTACCTGATTTTACAGGTTCTGTATTTGTCAGAAATATTATATGTGACATAGTCGGTTATGAACAATTTATGGATATGGAAGCAGACGAAGAAACAGTAAGAGAAGCTATTGAACCTGCAATGGATTATTTAAAAGAATTAAAACCTTATTTATGGAAGGAAGGAAAAACTTATCCAGCTGACTCTGCATTATTAGATAATATGTATGCAGATGGAGAAGTAGTAATGACTATGACTTACAATCCTAATTCTCCTTCAGGGAAAATAGTTACAGGAGAGTATCCAGATTCTACAAAAACTTTTGTATTTGACAAAGGAACTGTAGGAAACACTCATTTTATAGGGATACCTTTTAATGCACAGAATAAAGCTGGAGCTATGGCAGCTATAGATTATATATTAAATGTTGAAGTTCAAGCATCAAAGTATGTGCCTGGAAACTGGGGGGATTTACCAGTTGTGGACAATAATAAATTAAGTGCTGAAGAAAAAGAAATTTTAGAATCAGTAGATCTAGGTAAAGCAACTCTTCCTCAAGATGTATTAGCAGAACATAGGATACCAGAAATACCAGCTGATTTAGTACCTATTATAGAAAAAATTTGGATGGAAACTATTCCAGGCGAGAGTGATTAG
- a CDS encoding sulfurtransferase, whose amino-acid sequence MKESNRKRLSLIMVLVLVLSLSLIGCSKDAGTNEVKDLNKNVEENIKFEDDTYIVDAEWLKENMEKENLLILDARGQEAYDKGHIPGAIAVMWQQFADIDGTPGEDLNWGTVLEPDTLSQRFSEVGIDEDKEIVVYTNTKKGWGEDGRIVWMLRRSGLDNTKILDGGWDYWKSEGYEVSKEPVEPTSTNFKVKELDSKTNIETEELVNKVDDVVIIDVREKDEYEGATKYGEVRGGHLPGAINIPFNSFLEKNGTIKNPEEIKAILEENGVNKDDEIVTYCTAGIRSAHMQIVLTMLGYDNVQNFDASFHAWAGSPELELE is encoded by the coding sequence ATGAAGGAAAGTAATAGAAAAAGATTAAGTTTAATAATGGTTTTAGTATTAGTATTGTCTCTTTCTTTAATTGGATGTTCAAAAGATGCAGGAACAAATGAGGTTAAAGATCTCAATAAGAATGTAGAAGAAAATATTAAATTTGAAGACGATACATATATTGTAGATGCTGAGTGGTTAAAGGAAAACATGGAGAAGGAAAATTTATTAATATTAGATGCTAGGGGGCAAGAAGCTTATGATAAGGGACATATACCAGGTGCAATAGCTGTTATGTGGCAACAGTTTGCTGATATTGATGGAACTCCAGGAGAAGATCTAAACTGGGGAACAGTCCTTGAGCCAGACACTTTATCCCAAAGGTTTTCTGAAGTTGGGATAGACGAGGATAAAGAGATAGTAGTTTATACCAACACAAAAAAAGGTTGGGGAGAAGATGGAAGAATTGTATGGATGCTTAGAAGATCAGGATTGGATAATACAAAAATCTTAGACGGTGGATGGGACTATTGGAAATCAGAAGGCTATGAGGTATCAAAGGAACCAGTAGAACCAACGTCTACAAATTTTAAAGTAAAAGAGTTAGACTCTAAAACAAATATAGAAACTGAAGAATTAGTTAATAAAGTAGACGATGTAGTTATTATAGATGTAAGAGAAAAAGATGAGTATGAAGGAGCTACAAAGTATGGAGAAGTAAGAGGTGGACATTTACCAGGAGCAATCAATATACCATTTAATAGCTTTTTAGAGAAAAACGGTACAATAAAAAATCCAGAAGAAATTAAAGCCATACTTGAAGAAAATGGAGTTAATAAAGATGATGAAATAGTTACATATTGTACAGCGGGTATTCGTTCAGCTCATATGCAGATAGTCTTAACTATGTTAGGATATGATAATGTACAGAACTTTGATGCAAGTTTTCATGCATGGGCCGGGAGCCCAGAGCTTGAATTAGAGTAA
- a CDS encoding FxsA family protein: protein MGKLVTLFILTPIIDLYILIKASKSMGFWTTVLLIIITGIAGYFLAKSEGKVVVSKINEELSQGNIPGEDILNGFCILIGGFLLLLPGILTDIVGITMILPGARDLYKEYIRRKFTSMIERGDRTLFFRWY, encoded by the coding sequence ATGGGAAAATTGGTGACATTATTTATTTTAACACCTATTATAGACCTATATATTTTAATTAAGGCTTCCAAATCTATGGGATTTTGGACCACTGTATTACTTATTATAATTACGGGAATCGCTGGATATTTTTTAGCTAAAAGTGAAGGAAAGGTTGTAGTAAGTAAAATTAACGAAGAGCTATCACAGGGGAATATTCCAGGGGAAGATATTTTAAATGGTTTTTGTATATTAATAGGCGGGTTCCTTCTTTTATTGCCAGGAATTTTAACAGATATAGTAGGAATTACTATGATATTACCTGGAGCAAGAGATTTATATAAAGAGTATATAAGAAGAAAGTTTACAAGTATGATAGAAAGAGGAGATAGAACTTTATTTTTTAGATGGTATTAG
- a CDS encoding TVP38/TMEM64 family protein, which translates to MEKSRQGVLKYVFAFIIIGVIIFILNKFNIFKGYGANEMKEYVKSFGVWAPIIYLGILSILPLLLFPDSVMVMAGGMIFGLYKGTLLTLLGSLIGGTVAFCISRNLGQNAVKKIIKKDLVLFREQSEKNGFIIILLLRLVPLFPFKVVSYSAGLSDIKYKDFLLATAIGALPGMIVYTNVGDKSTAIGSTSFYISIGLLLLLIVVSLWLKKKFSTKDIGGIESEEKDVQK; encoded by the coding sequence ATGGAAAAATCAAGACAAGGAGTATTAAAATATGTATTTGCTTTTATTATAATAGGGGTAATAATTTTTATTCTTAATAAATTTAATATTTTTAAAGGCTATGGGGCTAATGAAATGAAAGAATATGTAAAATCTTTTGGGGTATGGGCTCCTATAATTTATTTAGGAATACTTTCTATACTTCCTCTTCTTTTATTTCCAGACTCTGTAATGGTTATGGCTGGGGGAATGATTTTTGGTTTGTATAAAGGAACACTATTAACCTTATTGGGCTCTTTAATTGGGGGTACTGTGGCTTTTTGCATTTCTAGAAATCTAGGACAAAATGCAGTTAAGAAAATTATAAAAAAGGATTTAGTTTTGTTTAGAGAACAATCTGAGAAAAATGGATTTATTATAATATTACTTCTTAGACTTGTGCCCCTTTTTCCTTTTAAAGTAGTGAGTTATAGTGCTGGACTATCAGATATAAAATATAAAGATTTCTTATTAGCTACTGCAATAGGAGCATTACCAGGAATGATTGTATATACCAATGTAGGAGATAAGTCTACTGCTATAGGTAGTACTAGCTTTTATATTTCCATAGGTCTATTATTATTGCTTATAGTTGTATCTCTATGGTTAAAAAAGAAATTTTCAACAAAAGACATAGGAGGGATTGAAAGTGAAGAGAAAGATGTTCAAAAATAG
- a CDS encoding (Fe-S)-binding protein — translation MEKINIEKRILDRINIEYEKCIGCKLCMKGCPMLDEFCDSPKELLGKLIGEGKVDYKLPYSCLLCGYCTKVCPKDVDLKKLFFQLRNNIIKESNGEPPKELGYASIKFHQKNSFSKLFSTDIKGMDNDSDIIFFPGCSLMAYSPKIVEKTYEYLKDNIPGMGIYIKCCGKPTLFMGDEKRFIKYYDIIKEDFEKNSVKRVITACPNCFNTIKNTSENVKVISLWDVISEVGVPKNVKGKGENVELTFSIHDPCPTRDERKTHNAIRNILDGIGLKYKENEFSGEETLCCGAGGMVFLANESIALGQKKKRATELEEEHIITYCEECVQSMKSGGKKSFHVLDLLFHEEIYESFNQKDVSFIGKWINRYKGRARIKWKNQDKEY, via the coding sequence ATGGAAAAGATTAATATTGAAAAAAGAATCTTAGATAGAATCAACATAGAGTATGAGAAATGTATAGGCTGTAAACTATGTATGAAAGGCTGTCCTATGCTAGATGAGTTTTGTGATTCTCCAAAAGAATTATTAGGGAAATTGATAGGAGAAGGAAAAGTAGATTACAAACTGCCTTATTCATGTTTACTTTGTGGTTATTGTACAAAAGTTTGTCCTAAAGATGTGGACCTAAAAAAATTATTTTTCCAGTTGAGAAATAATATTATTAAGGAATCAAATGGAGAACCTCCTAAAGAATTAGGTTATGCATCGATAAAATTTCATCAAAAAAATAGTTTCTCCAAATTATTTAGCACAGATATAAAAGGTATGGATAATGATTCTGATATTATCTTTTTTCCCGGCTGTAGCTTAATGGCTTATAGCCCTAAAATAGTTGAGAAAACCTATGAATATTTAAAAGATAATATACCTGGTATGGGAATTTATATAAAATGTTGTGGTAAACCAACTTTATTTATGGGAGACGAAAAAAGGTTTATTAAATATTATGACATAATAAAGGAAGATTTTGAAAAAAATAGTGTGAAACGAGTAATAACAGCCTGCCCTAATTGTTTTAATACTATAAAAAATACTAGCGAGAATGTGAAAGTAATATCTCTATGGGATGTTATATCAGAAGTTGGAGTTCCTAAAAATGTAAAGGGGAAAGGGGAAAATGTTGAACTAACTTTTTCTATACATGATCCATGCCCTACAAGAGATGAAAGAAAGACTCACAATGCCATTAGAAATATTTTAGATGGAATAGGGCTTAAGTATAAAGAAAATGAGTTTTCTGGAGAAGAAACTCTTTGCTGTGGAGCAGGGGGGATGGTTTTTTTAGCTAACGAATCCATAGCTCTAGGTCAAAAGAAGAAAAGAGCTACTGAATTAGAAGAAGAGCATATAATAACCTATTGTGAAGAATGTGTTCAGTCTATGAAAAGTGGGGGTAAAAAATCCTTTCATGTTCTAGATTTATTATTCCATGAGGAAATATATGAAAGCTTCAATCAAAAAGATGTAAGTTTTATAGGTAAATGGATAAATAGGTATAAGGGAAGGGCAAGGATAAAATGGAAAAATCAAGACAAGGAGTATTAA